From the genome of Candidatus Rhabdochlamydia oedothoracis, one region includes:
- a CDS encoding AAA family ATPase: MTRQSYLILLPHGRNLRPLQDKFYEIGGFYNGIGYVFPFQKEQTLKQIIKHLPDIKIRKIDLEDDHTFDSIRQAHNASYFRDKLFTLDHKILSIIHTYQLDELSEISVESLQLPPEQKTQFLELIQEKEKLKRALEWAEGMEKTLSSQKLISFQMKFISEQSVNFLLKEAPKMPRLINYMEGSYVKAFIRKGIVGMLVGSGGVGKTHALAQLAISITTGIPWLGKYPVEKTGYVFMGMGENSEEDIHRLLRKTVKKLFREQTSFFDKNPLLEASTRLAVASFNGLDSSFIYKGKPTQAYELLLQELKEKEPKEGWSCIILDPISRFLGADAETDNASATRFIALLERLTLELEGHPTVLFGHHMSKNAQAARNTDQGAARGSSAITDGVRWQANLEKIRKTLNSEEEEYELDQIILRYVKSNFTAILPSLRLKKDEDGILFAQDPNQSIFKKR; the protein is encoded by the coding sequence ATGACACGCCAATCCTATTTAATTTTATTGCCACATGGAAGAAATTTGCGCCCCTTGCAAGACAAATTTTACGAAATAGGTGGGTTCTATAACGGAATTGGTTACGTGTTTCCTTTTCAAAAAGAACAAACCCTCAAGCAAATTATTAAACATCTTCCGGATATTAAAATTCGAAAAATCGATTTAGAAGACGATCATACCTTTGATTCTATCCGACAAGCTCACAATGCTTCTTATTTTAGAGACAAACTATTCACATTAGATCATAAGATCTTATCCATTATTCATACCTATCAACTCGATGAATTATCAGAGATTAGCGTGGAAAGTTTACAACTACCGCCGGAGCAAAAAACGCAGTTTCTAGAGCTTATCCAAGAAAAAGAAAAATTGAAGAGAGCTTTAGAATGGGCTGAGGGTATGGAAAAAACACTATCTTCCCAAAAATTGATTTCTTTTCAAATGAAATTCATTAGCGAACAATCCGTTAATTTTCTCTTAAAAGAAGCCCCGAAAATGCCTCGACTAATCAACTATATGGAAGGATCATATGTCAAAGCTTTTATTAGAAAAGGAATCGTTGGAATGTTAGTGGGATCAGGCGGTGTTGGAAAAACGCATGCTCTAGCACAACTCGCTATTTCTATAACGACAGGAATACCCTGGCTTGGAAAATATCCAGTTGAAAAAACAGGCTATGTTTTCATGGGAATGGGAGAAAATTCAGAAGAAGACATCCATCGGTTACTCAGGAAGACGGTAAAAAAACTGTTTCGAGAACAGACTTCTTTTTTTGATAAAAACCCTCTTTTAGAAGCCAGTACAAGACTAGCGGTGGCTTCTTTCAACGGATTAGATTCTTCTTTTATTTACAAAGGAAAGCCGACGCAGGCTTACGAACTATTGTTACAAGAACTAAAAGAAAAAGAACCGAAAGAGGGATGGTCTTGTATTATTTTAGATCCCATATCCCGATTTTTAGGAGCAGATGCTGAAACAGACAACGCTTCAGCTACGCGATTTATTGCTCTTTTAGAAAGACTAACACTCGAACTTGAAGGTCATCCAACCGTTTTATTCGGTCACCACATGAGCAAAAACGCTCAGGCAGCTCGAAATACAGACCAGGGAGCGGCAAGAGGTTCTAGCGCCATTACAGACGGGGTGAGGTGGCAAGCTAATTTAGAAAAGATACGTAAAACGCTTAACTCTGAAGAAGAGGAGTATGAATTGGATCAAATTATCCTGCGCTATGTTAAATCTAACTTCACTGCTATTTTACCCTCTTTAAGATTAAAAAAAGATGAAGATGGAATTTTATTTGCTCAAGATCCAAACCAATCAATCTTTAAAAAAAGATGA
- a CDS encoding helix-turn-helix domain-containing protein: MIFNNQTQGETLPKGYHHLTYDQRCQIYILKARGDTSSSIANILKVHHSTISRELKRNKGQRGYRHQQAQEKAFLRACLKSFQK; encoded by the coding sequence GTGATTTTTAACAATCAAACACAAGGAGAGACCTTGCCTAAAGGCTACCATCACCTAACCTATGACCAAAGATGTCAGATTTATATTTTAAAAGCTAGAGGAGATACATCTAGCTCAATAGCAAACATTCTAAAAGTTCATCATAGCACTATTAGTAGGGAACTTAAGAGAAATAAAGGGCAACGAGGATACCGTCATCAGCAAGCTCAAGAAAAAGCATTTCTTAGAGCCTGTTTAAAATCTTTTCAAAAGTAG
- a CDS encoding IS630 family transposase, which translates to MKKLIPSQRADLEHKLKHPKDYSERNRLCVILGYDEGISTKNLAKTLRISPITVQKYLREYDSENKTGSSPRGGSKSKLSQDQKESLLKHLQEKTYLKVKGIIAYVHEQYGIKYSRSGMTDWLIQHGFVYKRPKKIPGKLDPEKQRIFIEQYRALKETLNPDEEIYFIDAVHPEHQSQAVCGWIKKGVQKTLQTSGKQLRLHFAGALCLTGMKIFTEEYKTVDADAMLDFFKKLEKQTEARIIHVILDNARSNKNKKLEEFLMSSRIKVHYLPPYSPNLNPIERLWKILKEKKVYNRYYETSVTFFQAIRGFFLEEIPKITDILKCRINDKFQVVDLNPIKLAV; encoded by the coding sequence ATGAAAAAACTGATCCCTAGCCAGAGAGCTGACTTAGAACACAAGTTAAAGCATCCAAAAGACTATTCTGAACGGAATAGGCTTTGTGTAATTTTGGGCTATGATGAGGGTATCTCAACAAAAAATCTTGCTAAAACACTCCGGATAAGCCCTATCACTGTTCAGAAATACCTCAGAGAATATGATTCCGAAAATAAAACTGGAAGTAGCCCTCGAGGCGGTAGCAAATCAAAACTTTCACAAGACCAAAAAGAGTCTCTACTAAAACACCTACAGGAAAAGACCTATCTTAAAGTCAAAGGGATCATAGCTTATGTGCATGAGCAATATGGGATAAAATATTCCCGAAGTGGCATGACAGATTGGCTCATACAGCACGGATTTGTTTATAAACGTCCTAAAAAGATTCCTGGGAAATTAGATCCTGAAAAACAACGAATTTTCATAGAACAATATAGGGCTTTAAAGGAGACCTTAAACCCTGATGAAGAGATCTATTTCATAGATGCTGTGCATCCTGAACATCAGTCCCAAGCCGTATGTGGATGGATCAAAAAAGGCGTTCAAAAGACTTTGCAGACATCCGGGAAACAATTGCGATTGCATTTTGCTGGAGCTCTTTGCCTGACAGGAATGAAGATTTTTACAGAGGAATATAAGACAGTTGATGCCGATGCAATGCTCGATTTTTTCAAGAAGCTAGAAAAACAGACAGAGGCTCGAATTATTCATGTAATTTTGGATAATGCAAGATCAAACAAAAATAAGAAACTAGAAGAGTTTCTGATGTCTTCTAGGATTAAAGTGCACTATCTCCCTCCTTATTCGCCGAATTTGAATCCTATTGAACGCTTGTGGAAGATCTTAAAGGAAAAGAAGGTATACAATCGATATTACGAAACGTCGGTGACTTTTTTTCAGGCAATTAGAGGATTCTTCTTAGAAGAGATACCGAAAATAACAGATATTTTGAAATGTAGGATAAACGACAAGTTTCAAGTCGTTGACTTAAATCCCATTAAGCTAGCCGTTTGA